The nucleotide sequence CGAGCAAATTTTCCTGGTATTCAAAAAAGCAGCTTAGTAGTTATATCACCTAAGACGTTTATACCAACGGTTTATAGTGGTGATACATCGAAAGGGGAAAAGCCTACTGAAACCACATTCTTAAATGTGAGTAGCGGAGGAAAAAAAACAATATTTAAAGCATGCTTTGCAATAGCTGTACATAGACTTGCGCTCGAGCTCAAAGCTATTCTTCCTAATATACTTATAGTAGACTCCCCAATGAAAAACATAAGTGAAAGAGAGAATCAAGACGTTTTTGAAGGATTTTATAACATGATATATTCTCTTGCTTCAGACAAAATGAAAGAAACTCAATTTGTAATGGTTGATAAAGAACTTTTTTTACCAAAGGCTGAATTTAACTTACTTGTCAAAGTAAGGCATATGACTCCTAATGAGGATGCAAATCCCCCTCTTCGTAGAAGCTACAGAGGACTCTAATACAAATTATTATAACGCCTTTGTTACTACTACCCTCGAATACACAGCAAATCCTCCCACACGGTCGTATAGGCCGGGCTCTGGAACTGGTGCTGCCCCACCCAGGGCAGCACGTACTCCCCTTTCGCCGGCAGCGCCGCCGCAAAGCCCACCTTGCCCGCCCCAAACCGCTCGTTGAGCTTATCCAGCTCGGCCATGAGCCGGGCCCGGCGCTCGGCCTGCTCGTTGGGCTCAAATAGCAGGAGCTGCTGCTGGCCGGCCGTCTCCAGCCCGTCGAGCACCACGCCCGCCTTGCGGTACACGCCGCCCGGCTCCCAGAGCCGCCGCAGCGCCGCTTTGGCGTGGCGCAGCAGCTCGCTCGTGTCACTGGTGGCCGTGGGCAGCGCCAGCACCGCCGTGCGCGTGTGCGGGGGCGGCTCGGTGCCATAGCGGCTTTTGCTCAGAAACACCGTGAGCACGCTCGCCGCCGAGTGCTGCCGGCGCAGCTTCACGGCCGCCTTGCTGGCAAAGTAGGCCACGGCCGCCGCCACGGTGGCAAAGTCGCTCAGCGGCTCGGCAAACGTGCGCGTGCAGGCCAGACTCTGGCGGCGCCGGCTGCCGTCCTCGCTCAGGGCCAGCTGCTGGCAGGGCGTGCCCTGCAGCTCGCGCACCAGCCGCGCCCCCACCACCCCGCCCAGGTTTCGGCGCGCCCAGGTTTCGCTCTGGCCGGCCAGCTGCGCGGCCGTGCAGATGCCCTGGCTGTAGAGCTTCTGCGCGTACTGGCCCCCGATGCCCCACACGTCCTCCACTCCTACCTGCTCCAGCGCCCAGCGCCGGCGCTCGTCGGAGTCCAGGTGCAGCACGCCCTGCAGCGCCGGCAGCTTCTTGGCCAGGCGGTTGGCCAGCTTGGCCAGCGTCTTGGTGGGCCCGATGCCGATGCAGACGGGAATGTGCGTGCGCCGGCGCACCTGCTCGCGCCAGCCGGCCGCCAGCCCCGCCAGCGGGCCGTGGTAGCGCTCCAGCCCGTGCAGATCCAGAAAGCACTCGTCGATGGAGTACACCTCCACTTCCGGGGCCACCGAGGCCAGGTAGTGCATCACCCGCCCGCTCATGTCGCCGTAGAGGGCGTAGTTGCTTGAGCGCACCTGCACCTGGTGGCGGCGCACCAGCTCGCGCAGCTTGAAGTAGGGCTCGCCCATGCCAATGCCCAGCTCCTTGGCTTCCTGGGATCGGGAAATCACGCAGCCGTCGTTGTTGGAGAGCACCACCACGGGCTGGCCCAGCAGTTGCGGCTGGAAGGCCCGCTCGCAGCTCACGTAAAAGTTGTTGCAGTCGACGAGGGCGTACATGCGCAGCTCCGGTTGGTGTGGCTGTGGTTGGTTTAGCTCTGGTTGGTTTAGCTTACCCGCAGATGGCTGCCCAGCCGCCCGCGCCGGGTCTCGGTCACCACGTGCGTCACCACGCCCCACACGTCGAACATATCGGGCGCGTCGATGGCAATTTCCGGGTACGAGGGGTTGTCGGGCACCAGAAACCAGGCGTCGTTGCGCCGCTTCACCAGGCGCTTGACCGTAAACTCGCCCGCCACCGAGGCAATCACCACGTCGTCGGGCTGGGGCTGCAGCAGACAGTCCACGGCCAGCAGCGCCCCGTCGCGGATGCCCGACTCACCGCCGGTCATCGAGTCGCCCATCACCCGCACCAGGTACGAGGCGTCGGGGTGCGGCAGCAGCAGCCGGTTCAAATCCAGCTTCGTGCTCTGGTGGTCCTCGGCCGGCGAAGGAAAGCCCGCCGGCACCCGAATATCATAAAAGCGAAACCACGCGGGCTTGCGCAACACCGGAATAATCACAACCTGACACATCGCAAAAAAGGAATGGTTTTGCGCAAGTATACAGCCAACTAAAATAATTAGTTATATTTTTACTAAAAAAGTTAGTTACTTCGCCGTCGGCGACCCGCTCCTGCGGCGGGGCCGGGCCGGCGCTGTTTGCGCGGATGCCGGTTTCTTTGCCTATTCTTGCCAGGCCTCCTTTCCGGTCTCCCAACAGCCTATGCCCGCCCTGCGCCCGCACCACGTCCTTCCTTTCAGTCCAGTCGAACGGCTATGGCAGTAACCATCCGCAAAAACGACGTGAAGGCGTCGAACCTGATCCTGCTTCTGGTAGCCTTGACCGGCTTACGCGCCCTGGTAGGGGCGGCCACGGGCCAAAGCAGCCCCTATTTCACGCATTGGATGGTGGGGGGCGTGTACGTGCTCACGCTGGGCCTCTACGTTGCCATCGGGCTGGGCGTGCGCGCCGGCAAGCGCTGGGTGAAGATTGCCTTCCTGCTCTACTCGCTGCTCAACTTCTACTTTATCACGCTGCCTCCCCTCCGGCTCAGTGCACTGACCGTGGAAGAGCTGCTCAGGCTGCTTGCTCAGGCGCTGCATATCTGGGCCTTCTTCCTCGTTGCCCGCGACCTACTGCGCCGGCCAGTGGCGGAGCAGCCCCAATAACCAACGTTATGCGCATGGCCAAGAAGATTCTGCTGGCACTAACCTTCTTGTTGGCGCTGCTTTTGCTGCTCAATCACTTTATCCCCGATGTCGACTCCAGCGCCGATATCGACCGGGAAATGGGTACGATGTAATGGAAGTTACCTGCCAGCTGCGCACGCAGCAGCTCTCCAAGAAAAAAGGCACAGCCGCCATCCAGCTCACTTTCTGCTGGGAAAGCCAGCGCCTGCGCCTCTCGGCCGGCGAGGTCTGCCGCCCGGCCGACTGGAACGCCAAAACCGGCCGGGTGAAAGACAAGCCCGGCACCTACGCCGAGGCCATCAACGCCGTGCTCGGCCGCTGGACGCAGGCCGGCCAAGAAGTCCACCAGGAGGCCCGCCGCAACTGGCAGCGCCTGAGCAAGCAGGAAATGGAGGCCGCCATTCGCACCCGCTACCAGCACCTGCTGGCCGAAGCGCAGGGCATCCCGGTGGCCGAGCTGCCGGTGCCGGTGCGCCGGCAGCCCAGCCTGCTCGAGCACATGGACGCGTGGTGCACCTTCATGGAAAGCGTGGTATCCGAGAAAACCGGCCGCCGGTTCAGCCAGGGCTACCTGCGCCAGGGCCGGCACGTGCGCGAC is from Hymenobacter yonginensis and encodes:
- the umuD gene encoding translesion error-prone DNA polymerase V autoproteolytic subunit, which gives rise to MCQVVIIPVLRKPAWFRFYDIRVPAGFPSPAEDHQSTKLDLNRLLLPHPDASYLVRVMGDSMTGGESGIRDGALLAVDCLLQPQPDDVVIASVAGEFTVKRLVKRRNDAWFLVPDNPSYPEIAIDAPDMFDVWGVVTHVVTETRRGRLGSHLRVS
- a CDS encoding Y-family DNA polymerase — encoded protein: MYALVDCNNFYVSCERAFQPQLLGQPVVVLSNNDGCVISRSQEAKELGIGMGEPYFKLRELVRRHQVQVRSSNYALYGDMSGRVMHYLASVAPEVEVYSIDECFLDLHGLERYHGPLAGLAAGWREQVRRRTHIPVCIGIGPTKTLAKLANRLAKKLPALQGVLHLDSDERRRWALEQVGVEDVWGIGGQYAQKLYSQGICTAAQLAGQSETWARRNLGGVVGARLVRELQGTPCQQLALSEDGSRRRQSLACTRTFAEPLSDFATVAAAVAYFASKAAVKLRRQHSAASVLTVFLSKSRYGTEPPPHTRTAVLALPTATSDTSELLRHAKAALRRLWEPGGVYRKAGVVLDGLETAGQQQLLLFEPNEQAERRARLMAELDKLNERFGAGKVGFAAALPAKGEYVLPWVGQHQFQSPAYTTVWEDLLCIRG